From a region of the Saccharomyces cerevisiae S288C chromosome IX, complete sequence genome:
- the MPH1 gene encoding 3'-5' DNA helicase (3'-5' DNA helicase involved in error-free bypass of DNA lesions; binds flap DNA, stimulates activity of Rad27p and Dna2p; prevents crossovers between ectopic sequences by removing substrates for Mus81-Mms4 or Rad1-Rad10 cleavage; homolog of human FANCM Fanconi anemia protein that is involved in stabilizing and remodeling blocked replication forks; member of SF2 DExD/H superfamily of helicases; nonsense or missense mutations in FANCM predispose individuals to breast cancer) — protein sequence MASADDYFSDFEDDELDKLYEKAINKSVKETITRRAVPVQKDLHDNVLPGQKTVYEEIQRDVSFGPTHHELDYDALSFYVYPTNYEVRDYQYTIVHKSLFQNTLCAIPTGMGKTFIASTVMLNYFRWTKKAKIIFTAPTRPLVAQQIKACLGITGIPSDQTAILLDKSRKNREEIWANKRVFFATPQVVENDLKRGVLDPKDIVCLVIDEAHRATGSSAYTNVVKFIDRFNSSYRLLALTATPASDLEGVQEVVNNLDISKIEIRTEESMDIVKYMKKRKKEKIEVPLLLEIEDIIEQLGMAVKPVLQQAIELGIYEECDPSQINAFKAMQQSQKIIANPTIPEGIKWRNFFILQLLNNVGQMLKRLKIYGIRTFFNYFQNKCTEFTTKYNLKKSTNKIAAEFYYHPILKNIKNQCENYLSDPKFVGHGKLQCVRDELMDFFQKRGSDSRVIIFTELRESALEIVKFIDSVADDQIRPHIFIGQARAKEGFDEVKYTRKHAPKGRKKVERLHRQEQEKFLEAERTKRAANDKLERSARRTGSSEEAQISGMNQKMQKEVIHNFKKGEYNVLVCTSIGEEGLDIGEVDLIICYDTTSSPIKNIQRMGRTGRKRDGKIVLLFSSNESYKFERAMEDYSTLQALISKQCIDYKKSDRIIPEDIIPECHETLITINDENEIINEMEDVDEVIRYATQCMMGKKVKPKKAITKKKRVQENKKPKKFFMPDNVETSIVSASTLINKFLVNESGGKQLVTSNENPSKKRKIFKALDNLENDSTEEASSSLETEDEEVSDDNNVFIAEGQNGCQKDLETAIIRTGESLTTLKPLHNFERPNMALFVNDCGLPTKIEKNVKDIRGNQHNLEKEKSCTVDKNNMVLSLDDWNFFRNRYIPEGVSFDVEPNFVQYTKGVKVPHCHKVSKIITLFNDESNDNKKRTIDMNYTKCLARGMLRDEKKFVKVNDKSQVDNNSVNHDSSQSFTLSNAELDDILGSDSDF from the coding sequence ATGGCTAGTGCAGATGATTACTTTAGTGATTTCGAAGATGACGAGCTGGATAAACTGTATGAAAAGGCTATCAATAAATCTGTGAAGGAAACTATAACGAGACGTGCTGTACCAGTTCAAAAAGACCTTCATGATAACGTTTTACCTGGGCAGAAAACTGTGTACgaagaaattcaaagagATGTCAGTTTTGGACCCACTCATCATGAGCTTGATTACGATGCTTTGTCGTTCTACGTGTACCCTACAAATTACGAGGTAAGGGATTATCAGTATACAATTGTTCACAAATCACTGTTTCAAAATACGTTATGCGCCATCCCAACGGGTATGGGTAAAACGTTCATTGCCAGTACAGTAATGTTAAATTATTTTCGTTGGACCAAAAAAGCCAAAATAATCTTTACTGCTCCAACAAGACCTTTGGTAGCCCAGCAAATTAAGGCATGCTTAGGTATAACAGGAATACCTTCGGATCAAACTGCTATATTACTCGATAAAAGCAGGAAAAatagagaagaaatttgGGCCAATAAGAGAGTTTTCTTTGCCACACCGCAAGTAGTGGAGAATGACTTGAAGAGGGGTGTATTGGATCCTAAGGATATTGTATGTCTTGTCATCGATGAAGCTCACAGAGCTACTGGCTCCTCTGCGTATACAAATGTGGTAAAATTCATAGATAGGTTCAATTCATCATACAGATTATTAGCATTGACCGCTACACCAGCCTCTGACCTGGAAGGTGTCCAAGAAGTGGTTAATAACTTAGATATTTCCAAGATTGAAATTAGGACTGAAGAAAGCATGGATATCGTGAAAtatatgaagaaaagaaaaaaggaaaaaattgaagtgCCCCTTTTGTTGGAAATTGAAGACATAATCGAACAATTAGGTATGGCCGTCAAACCAGTGCTTCAACAGGCAATTGAACTCGGTATATATGAGGAATGTGACCCTTCACAAATAAACGCCTTCAAAGCCATGCAACAAAGCCAAAAAATTATTGCTAACCCTACTATACCTGAAGGAATTAAGTGGAGGAACTTCTTTATTTTACAGTTATTGAACAATGTGGGTCAAATGCTAAAGAGATTAAAAATTTATGGAATAAGgacatttttcaattactTCCAGAATAAATGTACAGAATTCACTACGAAATATAATCTTAAAAAATCTACTAATAAAATTGCAGCTGAGTTTTATTACCATCcgattttgaaaaacatcaaaaatcAATGCGAAAATTATTTAAGTGATCCAAAGTTTGTCGGTCATGGGAAGTTACAATGTGTTAGAGATGAACTAATGGacttttttcagaaaagGGGTTCCGACTCGAGggttattatttttacaGAATTAAGAGAAAGCGCACTTGAAATTGTGAAGTTCATAGACTCGGTAGCTGACGATCAAATCAGGCCTCATATTTTTATTGGACAAGCTCGTGCAAAAGAAGGTTTTGATGAGGTCAAATACACAAGAAAACATGCGCCAAAGGGAAGGAAGAAGGTAGAGAGATTGCATAGGCAAGAGCaagagaaatttttggaagctgaacGAACTAAGAGAGCGGCGAATGATAAACTTGAAAGAAGTGCCAGACGAACGGGGAGCTCTGAAGAGGCTCAGATTAGCGGAATGAAccaaaaaatgcaaaaagaGGTTATCcataatttcaaaaagggTGAATATAATGTTCTCGTTTGTACATCAATTGGAGAAGAAGGTTTGGATATCGGAGAAGTTGATTTAATAATCTGTTATGATACTACAAGTAGTCCaatcaaaaatattcagCGTATGGGTAGAACAGGCAGAAAACGAGATGGTAAGATAGTACTACTGTTTAGCAGTAATGAATCATACAAATTCGAGCGTGCTATGGAAGACTATTCAACCCTGCAAGCGCTTATATCCAAGCAATGCATTGACTATAAAAAATCAGATCGGATAATCCCTGAAGACATTATTCCGGAATGTCACGAGACATTGATCACGattaatgatgaaaacgaAATAATTAATGAAATGGAAGATGTTGACGAAGTTATTCGTTATGCGACTCAGTGTATGATGGGCAAAAAGGTGAAGCCAAAAAAAGCCataacaaagaagaagagagttcaggaaaataaaaaaccgAAGAAGTTCTTTATGCCTGATAATGTTGAGACCAGTATTGTTAGTGCAAGCACTTTAATTAATAAGTTCTTGGTGAATGAAAGTGGCGGGAAACAACTAGTAACGAGTAATGAAAACCCAAGTAAGAAGCGGAAGATTTTTAAAGCTTTGGATAATCTGGAGAATGATTCAACCGAGGAAGCTTCCTCCTCATTAGAAactgaagatgaagaagtcagtgatgataataatgttTTCATTGCGGAAGGGCAGAATGGATGCCAAAAAGATTTGGAAACTGCCATTATTCGCACTGGCGAAAGTCTTACCACACTCAAGCCACTTCATAATTTTGAACGCCCTAATATGGCTTTATTTGTGAATGATTGTGGTCTTCCAACTAAAATCGAGAAAAATGTGAAAGACATCCGAGGAAATCAACACAAccttgaaaaagaaaagagctGTACTGTTGACAAGAATAACATGGTATTGAGTTTGGACGattggaattttttcagaaacCGCTATATCCCAGAAGGTGTTTCCTTCGATGTGGAGCCCAATTTTGTACAATACACCAAAGGGGTAAAAGTTCCGCATTGTCacaaagtttcaaaaatcATTACGTTATTTAACGACGAGAGTAATGATAATAAGAAGAGGACAATTGATATGAACTATACTAAATGTTTGGCGAGAGGCATGTTACGagacgaaaaaaaatttgtaaAAGTTAACGATAAAAGTCAAGTCGATAACAACAGTGTCAACCATGATTCATCCCAATCTTTTACCTTATCGAACGCAGAATTAGATGACATACTGGGCTCAGATTCTGATTTTTGA
- the AIM21 gene encoding Aim21p (Subunit of a complex that associates with actin filaments; forms a complex with Tda2p that inhibits barbed end F-actin assembly; elevates actin monomer pools to increase endocytotic efficiency and to regulate the distribution of actin between cables and patches; Aim21p/Tda2p forms a larger complex with actin capping proteins Cap1p and Cap2p; involved in mitochondrial migration along actin filaments; recruited to cortical actin patches by SH3 domain-containing proteins Bbc1p and Abp1p), protein MPSEVTPKVPERPSRRKTSELFPLSGSESGDIKANSEPPTPAGTPNVPTRRPILKAKTMTSFESGMDQESLPKVPLQRPVRRSTTEELNNVMNNTSKELEEIESLISKHNIHNVSRKKSPTSVEEGKVAAIHQNGQRSASDNKTSTNPSPLEKNEHEGAEGNESAISPSNLVNKSNNEVTEHSDSEDLTEKQKVHAALDNEAGDRSHFEEKLIPGDMKVQVDVSKDVEEGSLNALPPSGITESDDKAEKFTKHPESSLEELQKHQEQQEEKIFQNPTDEESTTSLNEKQEGKDNMEVNSQPQGPSDTETVIAATSSNVPSQIASEEENDVPVIPRSRPKKDFEAHVQKEELPNTQEKRVSEECDSTLISTEEESKIPKIPSERPKRRAPPPVPKKPSSRIAAFQEMLQKQQQQDLHNNGNSSATTASADIAKKHTDSSITSDTTKADFTSKLNGLFALPGMVNPGQLPPSLEKKLSSPDTESKLGPQDQSQAKTGPLGGTRRGRGPRGRKLPSKVASVEKIEEDDNTNKIEIFNNWNVSSSFSKEKVLIDTTPGEQAERALDEKSKSIPEEQREQSPNKMEAALCPFELDEKEKLPANAESDPLSQLPQTNAVGNRKAISEESLSPSEAIANRDQNDTTEIQEQQMEDQMEVDMERELSGGYEDVDSALHSEEASFHSL, encoded by the coding sequence ATGCCATCGGAAGTTACGCCAAAAGTACCTGAGAGGCCCTCAAGGAGGAAGACATCTGAGCTGTTTCCGTTATCCGGCTCTGAATCAGGAGATATTAAAGCTAATAGCGAGCCACCAACACCAGCAGGAACGCCCAATGTACCAACACGTAGACCCATACTTAAAGCAAAGACGATGACTTCGTTTGAGAGTGGTATGGATCAAGAGAGTTTGCCCAAGGTACCATTGCAGAGGCCAGTTAGACGCTCCACTACTGAAGAACTAAATAATGTAATGAATAACACCAGTAAGGAGTTAGAGGAGATTGAAAGTTTGATTTCAAAGCACAATATACACAATGTTTCCAGGAAAAAAAGTCCAACTTCTGTGGAAGAGGGAAAGGTGGCCGCCATTCATCAAAACGGGCAAAGAAGTGCATCAGATAACAAAACTTCTACAAATCCCTCCCCACTCGAAAAAAATGAGCACGAGGGTGCTGAGGGCAATGAGTCTGCTATTTCACCTTCTAATTTAGTTAACAAGTCTAATAATGAAGTGACAGAGCATAGTGACTCCGAAGACCTTACTGAAAAGCAAAAGGTACATGCTGCCCTAGATAATGAGGCAGGGGATAGAAGccattttgaagaaaagctCATTCCTGGAGATATGAAAGTACAGGTAGATGTTAGTAAGGACGTAGAAGAAGGCAGCCTCAATGCTCTGCCTCCATCTGGAATCACAGAATCAGACGACAAAGCTGAAAAGTTCACTAAACATCCTGAATCTAGTTTAGAAGAGCTACAGAAGCATCAAGAACAacaggaagaaaaaattttccaaaatccAACCGATGAAGAAAGTACTACCTCTTTGAATGAGAAACAAGAAGGCAAGGACAACATGGAAGTGAATTCTCAGCCGCAAGGACCTTCTGATACTGAAACAGTTATAGCAGCAACTAGCTCAAACGTTCCTTCACAAATTGCAAGtgaagaggaaaatgaCGTTCCAGTGATTCCAAGGAGTAGGCCTAAGAAGGATTTTGAAGCACACGTACAAAAAGAGGAGTTGCCTAACACACAAGAGAAGCGAGTATCAGAAGAGTGTGATTCGACCCTAATTAGTACCGAAGAGGAAAGTAAAATCCCAAAAATTCCCTCTGAAAGACCAAAGAGACGTGCCCCACCTCCGGTTCCCAaaaaaccttcttcaagaaTTGCGGCCTTTCAAGAAATGTTACAaaaacaacagcaacaagaTCTGCATAATAATGGTAATTCTTCAGCTACTACCGCTTCAGCAGATATTGCTAAAAAACACACAGATTCTTCTATTACTAGCGATACCACGAAGGCAGATTTTACGAGCAAATTGAATGGACTGTTTGCGCTACCTGGTATGGTGAACCCTGGACAGCTTCCACCTTCCTTGGAGAAGAAGTTGTCCTCCCCGGATACTGAATCTAAGCTAGGACCCCAGGACCAATCACAGGCAAAAACGGGACCTCTGGGCGGAACTAGAAGAGGTAGAGGACCTCGTGGGCGTAAATTACCTTCTAAAGTAGCTAGCGTAGAGAagattgaagaagatgacaaCACTAATaaaatagaaatatttaacAATTGGAATGTTTCCTCTTCCTTCTCTAAGGAAAAAGTCTTAATAGATACTACTCCTGGTGAGCAAGCAGAAAGGGCCTTGGATGAAAAGTCAAAGAGCATTCCCGAGGAACAACGAGAACAATCTCCAAATAAGATGGAGGCTGCTCTTTGTCCTTTTGAGCTGgacgaaaaggaaaagttaCCTGCTAATGCTGAGTCGGATCCTCTTTCTCAGTTGCCACAGACGAACGCCGTAGGTAATAGAAAAGCCATAAGTGAGGAATCTCTGTCCCCATCGGAGGCCATCGCCAACAGAGATCAAAACGATACGACAGAAATACAGGAACAGCAGATGGAGGACCAAATGGAGGTTGATATGGAAAGAGAACTCTCAGGTGGCTACGAAGACGTTGATTCTGCCTTACATTCAGAAGAAGCGTCTTTTCACTCCCTTTAG
- the DJP1 gene encoding Djp1p (ER-associated chaperone involved in protein targeting; redirects mitochondrial membrane protein precursors to mitochondrial translocation system; required for peroxisomal protein import and involved in peroxisome assembly; facilitates import of Mim1p and Mim2p into the mitochondrial outer membrane; homologous to E. coli DnaJ), translating to MVVDTEYYDLLGVSTTASSIEIKKAYRKKSIQEHPDKNPNDPTATERFQAISEAYQVLGDDDLRAKYDKYGRKEAIPQGGFEDAAEQFSVIFGGDAFASYIGELMLLKNLQKTEELNAEDEAEKEKENVETMEESPADGKTNGTTNAVDAALGNTNEKDDKNKARTTSGNLTVHDGNKKNEQVGAEAKKKKTKLEQFEEEQEVEKQKRVDQLSKTLIERLSILTESVYDDACKDSFKKKFEEEANLLKMESFGLDILHTIGDVYYEKAEIFLASQNLFGMGGIFHSMKAKGGVFMDTLRTVSAAIDAQNTMKELEKMKEASTNNEPLFDKDGNEQIKPTTEELAQQEQLLMGKVLSAAWHGSKYEITSTLRGVCKKVLEDDSVSKKTLIRRAEAMKLLGEVFKKTFRTKVEQEEAQIFEELVAEATKKKRHT from the coding sequence ATGGTTGTTGATACTGAGTATTACGATTTGTTAGGTGTGTCTACCACTGCATCTTCcattgaaataaaaaaggcCTATAGAAAGAAATCTATTCAAGAGCATCCTGATAAGAATCCCAATGACCCCACGGCTACCGAAAGGTTTCAAGCAATATCCGAAGCTTATCAAGTTTTAGGTGACGATGATCTTCGCGCAAAGTATGATAAgtatggaagaaaagaagctaTTCCTCAGGGCGGCTTTGAAGATGCAGCTGAACAGTTCTCTGTCATCTTTGGTGGAGATGCGTTTGCCTCATATATTGGCGAACTGATGCTATTAAAGAACCTACAGAAAACTGAGGAGCTAAATGCTGAAGACGAAGCTGAAAAGGAGAAGGAGAATGTGGAAACAATGGAAGAATCACCTGCAGACGGTAAGACGAATGGCACCACTAACGCTGTTGATGCAGCATTGGGCAATACTAACGAAAAAGATGACAAAAATAAGGCGAGGACAACTTCTGGTAATTTAACTGTACACGATggaaacaagaaaaatgagcAGGTAGGAGCAGAAGctaagaagaagaagacaaaaTTAGAGCAGTTTGAGGAAGAACAAGAGGtagaaaagcaaaaaagaGTAGACCAATTAAGCAAAACATTGATTGAAAGATTATCGATATTAACAGAAAGTGTCTATGATGATGCATGTAAAGAttcctttaaaaaaaagttcgAAGAGGAAGCCAATCTTTTAAAGATGGAATCATTTGGTCTGGACATATTACACACAATAGGCGACGTTTACTACGAAAAagctgaaatttttcttgcatCCCAGAACCTGTTCGGAATGGGTGGTATATTTCATTCTATGAAGGCTAAAGGGGGAGTATTTATGGATACACTAAGAACTGTTTCGGCAGCCATAGACGCTCAGAATACTATGAAGGagcttgaaaaaatgaaagaagcTAGCACGAATAATGAGCCTTTGTTTGACAAAGACGGAAATGAGCAAATTAAGCCAACCACTGAGGAACTGGCGCAGCAAGAGCAGCTATTGATGGGCAAAGTATTGTCGGCTGCTTGGCATGGTTCTAAATATGAAATAACATCCACTTTACGTGGCGTTTGTAAAAAAGTACTAGAAGATGACTCGGTAAGTAAGAAAACGCTTATCAGAAGAGCTGAAGCAATGAAACTATTGGGTGAAGTCTTTAAGAAAACTTTCAGAACCAAAGTCGAACAAGAAGAGGCACAGATCTTTGAAGAACTTGTAGCAGAAGctacaaaaaagaagagacaTACATGA
- the IST3 gene encoding U2 snRNP complex subunit IST3 (Component of the U2 snRNP; required for the first catalytic step of splicing and for spliceosomal assembly; interacts with Rds3p and is required for Mer1p-activated splicing; diploid mutants have a specific defect in MATa1 pre-mRNA splicing which leads to haploid gene expression in diploids), translating into MNKIQQINDKELQSGILSPHQSWHNEYKDNAYIYIGNLNRELTEGDILTVFSEYGVPVDVILSRDENTGESQGFAYLKYEDQRSTILAVDNLNGFKIGGRALKIDHTFYRPKRSLQKYYEAVKEELDRDIVSKNNAEKLILAKKDQPN; encoded by the coding sequence ATGAACAAAATTCAGCAAATCAACGATAAAGAACTACAAAGTGGAATTCTTAGCCCGCATCAATCATGGCATAATGAATATAAGGATAATgcttatatatatatcgGAAATCTCAACCGAGAATTAACAGAAGGTGACATATTGACAGTCTTTTCTGAATATGGAGTCCCTGTAGATGTAATTCTTAGCAGGGATGAAAACACAGGAGAATCGCAAGGTTTTgcatatttgaaatatgaGGATCAACGGTCAACGATTCTAGCAGTCGATAATTTAAATGGATTTAAAATTGGCGGTAGAGCCCTCAAAATTGATCATACTTTTTATAGGCCAAAAAGGAGTTTACAAAAATACTATGAAGCTGTAAAGGAAGAATTGGATCGAGATATAGTTTCGAAGAACAATGCTGAGAAACTCATTTTGGCTAAAAAGGACCAACcaaattaa